The Candidatus Thorarchaeota archaeon genome window below encodes:
- a CDS encoding transposase yields MSQSGESSHHGRITKRGSPRVRAVMVQAVQVAVRHDERMRARYHRVRTRRGAAKQQWRWHGNWW; encoded by the coding sequence GTGAGCCAGAGCGGAGAGAGCAGCCATCATGGGCGGATCACAAAGAGGGGCTCTCCACGAGTCAGAGCGGTGATGGTACAGGCTGTACAGGTGGCGGTCAGACACGACGAGCGGATGAGGGCGCGGTATCACAGGGTCCGGACGCGGAGAGGCGCAGCGAAGCAGCAGTGGCGGTGGCACGGGAACTGGTGGTGA
- the rpl34e gene encoding 50S ribosomal protein L34e (the function of this protein in the ribosome is unknown) has product MPRPGALTRSRANRKVKTPGGRVVVHRRKIYSTRGKCALSSRPLQMPRESRQDRLIRASHSSKRPNRPYGGMICASALKREIIKRVRE; this is encoded by the coding sequence ATGCCCAGACCAGGCGCACTGACAAGATCCAGAGCGAATCGCAAAGTCAAGACCCCCGGTGGTCGGGTTGTTGTGCATAGGCGCAAGATCTATTCGACCCGCGGGAAGTGCGCTTTGAGCTCCCGCCCGCTCCAGATGCCGAGGGAGTCAAGACAGGACAGGCTGATACGCGCCAGTCACAGTTCAAAGCGTCCCAATCGGCCCTATGGCGGTATGATATGCGCATCGGCTCTGAAAAGAGAGATAATTAAGAGAGTCAGAGAATAG
- a CDS encoding AAA family ATPase: MKRVITIGGLHGTGKSSVADRIAKEFGLRRISAGEIFRTLAAERGMTLEEFSRVAEGDAAIDRLLDDTLVAEAAKGNAVIDGQLAAWMARENADLNILLTAPLDVRVARIAQRDGRDFEDAKRETVTREGSERARYREYYGVDITDLSVYDIILNTAKYTLNDVVTILRLAVQTFFAQAQGHT; the protein is encoded by the coding sequence ATGAAGCGCGTCATCACAATAGGCGGCCTTCACGGAACTGGAAAGAGCTCAGTAGCAGACAGGATTGCGAAAGAGTTCGGACTCAGAAGGATATCTGCAGGAGAGATATTCAGGACACTGGCAGCCGAGAGAGGAATGACTCTTGAGGAATTCAGTCGTGTTGCAGAGGGCGACGCAGCGATTGACAGACTTCTTGACGACACACTGGTTGCAGAGGCTGCCAAGGGCAATGCTGTCATAGATGGCCAACTCGCAGCGTGGATGGCACGCGAGAACGCGGACCTCAACATACTTCTCACCGCACCACTGGACGTGAGAGTCGCCAGAATCGCACAACGCGACGGCCGTGACTTTGAAGATGCAAAACGTGAGACCGTGACTCGCGAGGGGAGCGAAAGAGCAAGGTACCGAGAGTACTATGGCGTCGATATCACTGACCTGTCCGTATACGACATCATACTCAACACGGCCAAGTATACTCTCAATGATGTCGTGACCATACTGCGCCTCGCAGTTCAGACGTTCTTCGCTCAAGCCCAAGGTCACACCTAG
- a CDS encoding 50S ribosomal protein L14e produces MKLFDIGRVCVKVSGREAGKYCVVVDEKDTGYVIVTGPKSLSGVRRRSCNTRHLEPLETLLTIKAGADDDTVMKAIEQAGLTEKFRTRVQITV; encoded by the coding sequence ATGAAGCTGTTTGATATCGGACGCGTCTGCGTCAAGGTCTCCGGTCGAGAGGCCGGGAAGTACTGTGTTGTAGTGGATGAGAAGGACACTGGCTACGTCATTGTGACCGGGCCAAAGAGTCTCAGTGGCGTGAGAAGGAGAAGCTGCAACACTAGACATCTTGAGCCACTGGAAACACTCTTGACAATCAAGGCCGGCGCTGACGACGACACCGTCATGAAGGCAATCGAACAGGCAGGATTGACTGAGAAGTTCAGGACCAGAGTCCAGATCACAGTATAG